TCTTTACCAAAATTTGTCAATTATGTTCGGAGATCTGTTCGGAAAACTGCAGGAAGCGCAGCAGAAAATGAATGACAGCAAGGAGCGCCTGAAATCCGTGATTGTGGAAGGCGAAGCCGGTAACGGCCTGGTGAAAGCGGTGGTAACGGGCAACCGTGAAGTGAAAAGCCTGGATGTGGATGCCTCGTTGCTGGCTGCGGACAGGAAGGAAGAGCTGGAAGACCTGCTGATCACGGCGCTCAACCGCGCCCTGAAAAATGCAGAAAATGCCTG
This genomic stretch from Chitinophaga sp. XS-30 harbors:
- a CDS encoding YbaB/EbfC family nucleoid-associated protein — translated: MFGDLFGKLQEAQQKMNDSKERLKSVIVEGEAGNGLVKAVVTGNREVKSLDVDASLLAADRKEELEDLLITALNRALKNAENAWESEMKGVAGGMLGGIGLPGM